TTGATCGAGCCGATGCCGCCGATCACCACGATGATGAACGCCAGTGCGAGCGGGTTCAGCCACATCAGCGGCGTGGCAGCCTGATTGCCGCCGAGGAAGACTCCCGCGACGCCCGCAAGCACGCCGGCGATGAGCCACGTTCGGGTCTGTACCGAGTGCAGGTCCACACCGGTCAGTCGTGCCCCCCGCTCGCTCATCGACGCGGCGAGGATCGATCGGCCCCCATCGGTCTGGGTGATGTAGTACCACAACACCCCGATGGCGATCCAGGAGACGACGAACCCGGCCAGATCGTTGTACGAGACGGCCGTGCCGGCCAGGCCGATGCTCCCCGAGATGACCGTGTAGGAGTAGGGCTGGTCGCCGAAGGTGGCGATCGCGATTTCGGTCACCGCGGTCGCGAGGACGACGGTCGCGAGGAACGTGATCACCGGGTTATCCTCGATGT
The nucleotide sequence above comes from Halosolutus halophilus. Encoded proteins:
- a CDS encoding branched-chain amino acid ABC transporter permease, with product MLESILSILITGAMISALYALIAIGFTMIFGVGGVLNLAHGALIMAGAYAFMVLNREIVWESVALPQIVVFPLAVGIVAVLSYGLYVGLVRHIEDNPVITFLATVVLATAVTEIAIATFGDQPYSYTVISGSIGLAGTAVSYNDLAGFVVSWIAIGVLWYYITQTDGGRSILAASMSERGARLTGVDLHSVQTRTWLIAGVLAGVAGVFLGGNQAATPLMWLNPLALAFIIVVIGGIGSIKGSIVAAYLIGYTETLTVSVLGQSFRGILSLIILLGVLFLLPQGLYGREFVHE